The genomic region GCTGCAGGCGAAGGAAGAGAAGCGGAAGAAGCAGGAGCAGGACGACAGCGCGCCGCCGGACGAGAAGGCGGACGAGATGCGGGTCGACCCGACCCAGAAGGGCGGCAAGCGGATCCAGGTGAAGCCGACGGATCTCACCACGGCCGGCGCCGCCGAAGCCTGGATGCGTCAGGTCCAGACCACGCCGGCCGACTTCCTCAAGCTGAAATTCGCGATCCAGGATGCGTCGCGACCGGCGGGAGCAAAGCCATGAGGCATCCGCTCGCCGCCGTAGCCCTGATGCTCGGACTGCTCATACCCTGCGCGGCGCTGGCCCAGCAAAATCCGCCGGAGCCGATCCTGCGGATGGCGATCGATCCGCCGCGCGTCGTGGTTGGGCAGGCGGCCACGCTTCGGATCGACCTGCTGGCGCCGAATTACATGACGGCGCCGCCCGAGTTGCCCGACTTCCAGGTCCGCAATGCCGTGACCCGTCAGTTGCGGAGCGTCAACGAGAACGAGCAGCGGGACGGCGTCAGCTATGCCGGCGTCCGGTTCGAATTTGCCATCCACCCGCAGGAGCCGGGCAGCTACGCGATCGCCGGCCAGGCGATCACCATCAAATACGCCGCCGAGCCGCCGGCGACGCGCGAGGCCACGCTCGCGCTGTCGCCGATCGCATTTGAGGCCTTCATCCCGGACGCGGCCTCCGCCCTGCAGCCGTTCCTGGCCGCGCGCAATCTATCGATCGAGCAGACCGTCAACCGATCGTCGGATCAGCTCAAGACCGGGGATGCCGTGACGCGAACCGTCACCATCAAGGCCGAAGGCATTCCTGCGATGCTGCTGCCGCCGGTGAAGTTCGCCGCGTTCGACGGGCTCAAGCTGTATCCCGCGCAGCCGTCGCTCCAGGACAAGACCGACGGGCGCACCGATGTGCTGTCCTCGGCGCGCACCGACAGCGGCGTCTACATGCTCGAGAAGGCCGGCGACTATGTGCTGCCGCCGATCGACCTGCGCTGGTGGAACACCGGCGCGCAAAGCATCGATGTGGCGCATCTCGACCCGGTGACGCTGCACGCGGAGGCGAACCCCGCAGCCGGCGACGCATCGTCAATCGGCACGTCCGGCGCACGCCGGTCATGGGGCGCGCTGCGCGATGTCATCGCCGATCGCTGGAAGTCGATCGCGCTCGTGCTGCTGGCGCTTGCCGGGCTCGGCTGGCTGATGCCGCGGACGATCCGCGCGATCGCGGCGCGTCATCGCCGGCATCGCGAGGCCTATCTGCGCTCGGAAGCGTTCGCCTTCAGCAAGCTGCGCCGCGCCGCGCGCCATGGCGATGCCAAGGCGGTCTACTTCGCGCTGCTCGACTGGCTGCGACGGTTCGAGCCGGTCGCGCCGCAGCACACGCTCGAGGCGTTCAGGGCCGTCGCCCATGATGCCGCGCTCGATGACGAGATCGGCGCGGTCGAGCGCGAGCTGTTCGCACCGTCTGCCGGCGCGGCGCGCTGGTCACCGCACCGGCTGCTGCGCCAGGTCGGCGGTGCCCGGCGCAACTTGAGTCGGCGCGCGAGACGCCACGAACACACGCGTTTACTTCAAAACCTGAATCCGGTCGGGCCTTCCTCCACCACGTCCTTTGGTCGACCAAAGCCCGCCAGATGAACGAAGCACATTGAGACCGATCGAGCAGAACGCATGATTCGTAATCACTAGAGCGAGCAACCCTGGAGTAACTGAGGAGTGTCGAATGAAGAGTGAGACGAAGAAACATGACGCCGGCGCCAACTCCGATTGCGGTGCCTCGACCATTGATCGCCGGGCCGTGCTGCTCGGCACGTCATCGCTTGCTGCTACTGCCGCGCTGACGTCGCAGGCTCTCGCGCAGGCCCAGAAGGCCGCGCCCGCCGCGGCGCCGGCCGGTGGCCGCAAGCCAAACATCCTCGTCATCTTCGGCGACGACATCGGCATCCCGCAGATCAGCGCCTACACCATGGGCATGATGGGATATCGCACGCCCAATATCGACCGGATCGCGCGCGAGGGCGCCATCTTCACCGACGCCTACGGTCAGCAAAGCTGCACCGCCGGCCGCGCCTCCTTCATCCTCGGCCAGGAGCCGTTCCGGACCGGCCTGCTCACCATCGGCATGCCCGGCGATCCCCACGGCATCCAGGACTGGATGCCGACCATCGCCGATGCGATGAAGACCCAGGGCTATGCCACCGGCCAGTTCGGCAAGAACCATCTCGGCGACCGCGACGAGCATCTGCCGACCAAGCACGGTTTCGACGAGTTCTTCGGCAACCTCTATCATCTCAACGCCGAGGAGGAGCCGGAAGGCTATTTCTATCCGAAGGATCCGAACTTCCGTAAGCAGTTCGGCCCGCGCGGCGTGATCAAATCGTCCGCGGATGGAAAGATCGAGGACACCGGTCCGCTGAACACTGCGCGCATGCCCACGGTGGACGAGGAATTCCTGGGCGCTGCCAAGGACTTTATCGGCCGCCAGGCCAAAGCGGACAAGCCGTTCTTCGTCTGGTTCAACTCGACGCGCATGCACGTCTTCACGCATCTCAAGCCGGCGTCGCTCGGAAAGACCGGCAAGGGTATCCATGCGGACGGCATGGTCGAGCATGACGGAATGGTCGGCGAATTGCTCAAGCAACTCGACGATCTCGGCATCACCGACAACACGATCGTTCTCTACACCACGGACAACGGTGCGGAGATCGCGCTCTGGCCCGATGGGGCGATGACACCGTTCCACGGCGAGAAGGGCACGACCTGGGAAGGCGGCATGCGCATTCCGATGATGGTGCGATGGCCGGGCGTGGTGAAGCCCGGCACCGAGTACAACGAGATCATCTCGTTGATCGACTGGTTTCCGACGCTTTGCGCCGCGGCGGGGATGAATGACGTCAAGGAGAAGATGAAGACCGGATTTGCCGGCGCAGGCGGCAAGACCTTCAAGGTTCATCTCGACGGCTACAACTTCATGCCGTTCTTCAAGGGAGAGGCAAAGGAGCCGCCGCGCGACTCGATCTACTACTTCGACCAGGGCGGCAATCTCAATGCGATCCGGTGGAACGACTGGAAGCTGAGCTTTGCCTCGTCAAAGGGAAACATCGCAACCGGCACACGTGAGGTCACGGCGTGGTCGCTGATCACCAATCTGCGCATGGATCCTTATGAGCGCGGCCTGGAGGAAGGCGGCGAGGCGATAAAATTCCTCGCCCAGAACATGTGGCTGATCGTGCCGGTGCAGGGAAAAATCAAGGAATTCTTCTCCGACTTCGACCAGTTCCCCTATCAGGAGGGCAGTTCGCTGAACGCGGGCGGCATCAATTACGGACTGCTTCGGCAGCAGGCGGCATTGAAGCGGCTCAATGACCTCGAACGCTTGAAGCCGCAGTGATGCAGCAAGAGCAACGGACAGAAAGAGGGAAAGTGCGATGATGGTTCGGCTTGCCGCTGTGCTGCTTGCGTGTCTTGTGGCCATCACCGTTGCGGTGGCGCAGCCGGCGGATCCCTTGCCATCCTGGAAAGACGGCGCGGCGAAATCGGCGATTGTCGATTTCGTCGCGCGCGTCACGACGGAAGGCGGGCGCGACTTCGTGCCGCCGGCCGAGCGGATCGCGACGTTCGACAATGATGGCACGCTGTGGACCGAGCAGCCGTTCTACTTCCAGCTCGCCTTCGCGTTCGACCGCGTCAAGGCGATGGCGCCGCAGCACCCGGACTGGAAGATGCGGCAACCGTTCAAGGCGCTTCTCGAGAAGGACACCAGGGCGCTGGCCGCGAGCGGCGAGAAGGGCCTTTTGCAGATCGTGGCGGCGACGCATGCCGGCATCACCACGGATGCGTTCGCGCAGTCCGTCCGCGACTGGCTCGCTTCCGCCAGGCATCCGCGCTTCAACCGGCCCTACGACAGCCTGGTCTACCAGCCGATGCTGGAACTGCTGGCCTATCTCAGGGCCAACGGCTTCAAAACCTTCGTCGTCTCCGGTGGCGGCGTCGAGTTCATGCGGCCGTGGATGGAGAAGGTCTACGGCATCCCGCCGGAACAGGTGGTCGGCTCGTCCGGCGTGGTCAAATTCCAGATCGGCCCCGACGGCAAGCCGGTCCTGATGAAGCAAGCCAAGGTCGAGTTCATCGATGACGGCCCGGGCAAGCCGGTCGGCATCAACCGCTTCATCGGCCGCCGCCCGATCTTCGCGTTCGGCAACTCGGACGGCGATCTGCAGATGCTGCAATGGACCGCAGCGGGGCCGGGCGCGCGCTTCGCCGGCATCGTGCACCACACCGACGAGGTTCGCGAATACGCCTACGACCGTCAATCCAAGGTCGGCAAGCTCGACAAGGCGCTCGACGCCGCCGCCGCGGGCGGCTGGACCGTGGTCGACATGAAGCAGGACTGGAAGGAGATCTTTCCAAAATGATCGCCGTTATGCCGACAGCATGTCGAGGGGAGGCTGGCTCCATCGCCGGCGATCATCGCCGTCGCCTCGTCGGGTCTCGGAAGGAAGCTCGCCGAACAATTCGCGATAGTATTGGGCGAAGCGGCCGACATTCAGGAAGCCATGCTGAATCGCAATGTCGCCGATGGTTGCCTTGTCCGGGGGACTTGAGCGCAGGGCGGCGTGCACCGCGCAGAGCCGCTGACTGCGGAGATATGAGATCGGGCCGATCCCCAGTGCTTCGTGGAAGGCGCGGTGCAAGGAGCGCCGCGAGATGCGCAAGCGGTTGCAGATATGCGAGATGTGGATCGGTCCTTCGTCTTGCGCGGCCAGATAGTCTTCCACCTGTCTTACGGTTTTTAGAGCGGACGGCAGCGGGCCATCGCGCTCTGCGGGCTCACGTTCCATGATGCTGGCAGTCAGGGCTTCGATGATGGCGCGTCGCCAAAACTCGGCAGCGTGCGCCGTGAGCGTCAGATCGCCGGCGTCCAGGCGTGCGAGGAGTAGCCGTAACCGCGGGATGATCAAATGAACGGTGCCGCTGTTGGCCTTGAAATGGCTCCGTGCCCAGCGAGATGGAGCACCCAGACGCGCGTCACAGCCCAGCGCAAATTCGAGCTCCGCGGCCGACGGCATGACCGTGAGGATGGACGCGCCGCCATAGTACCGGTTCTCATATTCCGAACCGGGCGGCGTCACCAGCACGTCGCCGGGGCGCGATTCATAGGAGGCGCGTGTCACGCGCCCGGCGCTCTCCGCCAGCACGCCGATTGTGATGCGCTCCTTGTTCGAGCCGCCCTTCGATCGCAAGCCGAGATTGAAGGTCGCGACGTTAATCGGAAGCCCGGCGATCTCCGCGTGGAGCACCTCCCCGCGGAGCTTGCCCGGCTCGATCTGGACGATCTCGGCGCGCGTGCCGACGATGGCTTGGCTCAGTTGATCGAAACCCGTAATTGGCCGCCGCTCGAACGCCGTGAAACGCGTCGTCAAAACCACCCTCACAATTCGAAGATCAAACGCTCCGCGATCTATTCTAACTTCCAGTCTTCCAGTGTGAAGCCCAAAGCGCCCTTGTTCAAAGTCCAACCTGCGGGGGCGATGAATCGTTCACGGCGACGTCATGCCGATTGGACACATTTGCCTAAAGTCGGGCGGGATCAGTGATGCCTCGTCATCGAACAGGGGGCCAATGTCACTCAGCAAGACCGCACAACGCGTTTTGGCACAAACTGTACGTCACATCGCGCAGGAATTCCCTTATCGTTGAAATTCAACGAGAAATAGAGCGTCGGGTCGACCGTAAGCGCTTGAAGGACGAGCGCGTCGGCACGGA from Bradyrhizobium elkanii USDA 76 harbors:
- a CDS encoding BatD family protein, translated to MRHPLAAVALMLGLLIPCAALAQQNPPEPILRMAIDPPRVVVGQAATLRIDLLAPNYMTAPPELPDFQVRNAVTRQLRSVNENEQRDGVSYAGVRFEFAIHPQEPGSYAIAGQAITIKYAAEPPATREATLALSPIAFEAFIPDAASALQPFLAARNLSIEQTVNRSSDQLKTGDAVTRTVTIKAEGIPAMLLPPVKFAAFDGLKLYPAQPSLQDKTDGRTDVLSSARTDSGVYMLEKAGDYVLPPIDLRWWNTGAQSIDVAHLDPVTLHAEANPAAGDASSIGTSGARRSWGALRDVIADRWKSIALVLLALAGLGWLMPRTIRAIAARHRRHREAYLRSEAFAFSKLRRAARHGDAKAVYFALLDWLRRFEPVAPQHTLEAFRAVAHDAALDDEIGAVERELFAPSAGAARWSPHRLLRQVGGARRNLSRRARRHEHTRLLQNLNPVGPSSTTSFGRPKPAR
- a CDS encoding arylsulfatase — its product is MKSETKKHDAGANSDCGASTIDRRAVLLGTSSLAATAALTSQALAQAQKAAPAAAPAGGRKPNILVIFGDDIGIPQISAYTMGMMGYRTPNIDRIAREGAIFTDAYGQQSCTAGRASFILGQEPFRTGLLTIGMPGDPHGIQDWMPTIADAMKTQGYATGQFGKNHLGDRDEHLPTKHGFDEFFGNLYHLNAEEEPEGYFYPKDPNFRKQFGPRGVIKSSADGKIEDTGPLNTARMPTVDEEFLGAAKDFIGRQAKADKPFFVWFNSTRMHVFTHLKPASLGKTGKGIHADGMVEHDGMVGELLKQLDDLGITDNTIVLYTTDNGAEIALWPDGAMTPFHGEKGTTWEGGMRIPMMVRWPGVVKPGTEYNEIISLIDWFPTLCAAAGMNDVKEKMKTGFAGAGGKTFKVHLDGYNFMPFFKGEAKEPPRDSIYYFDQGGNLNAIRWNDWKLSFASSKGNIATGTREVTAWSLITNLRMDPYERGLEEGGEAIKFLAQNMWLIVPVQGKIKEFFSDFDQFPYQEGSSLNAGGINYGLLRQQAALKRLNDLERLKPQ
- a CDS encoding HAD family hydrolase gives rise to the protein MMVRLAAVLLACLVAITVAVAQPADPLPSWKDGAAKSAIVDFVARVTTEGGRDFVPPAERIATFDNDGTLWTEQPFYFQLAFAFDRVKAMAPQHPDWKMRQPFKALLEKDTRALAASGEKGLLQIVAATHAGITTDAFAQSVRDWLASARHPRFNRPYDSLVYQPMLELLAYLRANGFKTFVVSGGGVEFMRPWMEKVYGIPPEQVVGSSGVVKFQIGPDGKPVLMKQAKVEFIDDGPGKPVGINRFIGRRPIFAFGNSDGDLQMLQWTAAGPGARFAGIVHHTDEVREYAYDRQSKVGKLDKALDAAAAGGWTVVDMKQDWKEIFPK
- a CDS encoding helix-turn-helix transcriptional regulator encodes the protein MTTRFTAFERRPITGFDQLSQAIVGTRAEIVQIEPGKLRGEVLHAEIAGLPINVATFNLGLRSKGGSNKERITIGVLAESAGRVTRASYESRPGDVLVTPPGSEYENRYYGGASILTVMPSAAELEFALGCDARLGAPSRWARSHFKANSGTVHLIIPRLRLLLARLDAGDLTLTAHAAEFWRRAIIEALTASIMEREPAERDGPLPSALKTVRQVEDYLAAQDEGPIHISHICNRLRISRRSLHRAFHEALGIGPISYLRSQRLCAVHAALRSSPPDKATIGDIAIQHGFLNVGRFAQYYRELFGELPSETRRGDGDDRRRWSQPPLDMLSA